In one Pungitius pungitius chromosome 13, fPunPun2.1, whole genome shotgun sequence genomic region, the following are encoded:
- the prepl gene encoding prolyl endopeptidase-like isoform X1 — protein MLIRSSLLCSPARLLSTSRLGFRELAVRKRITCLPLSAQRRRASDTSNSSIDHPSSGLERYKDLQKYFDRRLRAAYRRFSHAPDHSSVCGHHHEYFVERDGIYRMEMDQRQGQPMPEQVLNFRHVSGREGSAVLNNGERIQWTVQRIRLSPQEEHLAATLKATHTEELRCVVVRLGRRNSPHLDPPHVVFTLDKVFSFEWATDEVLFYTTVEGLRCSRVSRLDLTASGCRMTSVYEESHPDVFVEVALSRDRRILSINCSSRTSSEVLLIDTTTSHLEPSLVQPRQLDLLYHVEHWRKGLIILTNAGPGQEYQVVQAPLSEPHMVSWGPLFAPGPGTAIKDMDVVGDHCVLVARTPAGELILVVVPLTRPKEAYTVQLPSWACAVQTKKPAVADQRSVFEFFISSPVHPPVPYCLYLEDGLLSSGTGDGTSPESQGNYTPAHLEASHQDGTLVPITLFHSRPVERLRQTPLLVHVYGAYGRDLNMEFSPEKRLLLEQGWSLAYCHIRGGSERGLSWQRQARVEGKPRGVEDLRACLHHLFSSGVSSPSRAALTACSAGAVPVGALCNRHPHMMRAVALRAPFLDVLGTMEDPTLPLTLEDREEWGDPVGNARHRLAISSYCPLQNITPQCYPSILLTAYGDDPRVPLAGVLRYTELLKKALRTHFSMNPESESEPAPNVVLNVQPGANHHGPDDFELMLEEEALTLAFLYTELGLDPPPAPRRRKRPHT, from the exons ATGCTCATCCGCTCCTCTCTGCTGTGTTCACCGGCTCGTCTCCTCTCGACCTCTCGGTTAGGGTTTCGGGAGCTCGCCGTGCGCAAACGGATAACGTGTCTCCCCCTGTCCGCCCAACGCCGCCGCGCGTCG GACACTTCAAACTCCTCCATTGATCACCCGAGCTCCGGACTTGAGCGGTACAAAGACTTGCAGAAGTACTTCGACCGGAGACTGAGAGCAGCGTACCGCAGGTTCTCCCACGCGCCTGATCACTCATCA GTGTGTGGGCATCACCACGAGTATTTCGTAGAGCGTGATGGCATCTACAGGATGGAGATGGACCAAAGACAGG GTCAGCCGATGCCGGAGCAAGTGCTGAATTTCAGACACGTCTCTGGACGGGAGGGGAGCGCGGTACTCAATAATGGAGAGAGGATCCAGTGGACTGTCCAGAGAATACGTCTGTCCCCACAGGAAGAACATCTGGCTGCAACGCTAAAAGCTACTCACACAGAAGAGCTTAG GTGTGTGGTTGTGAGACTTGGAAGAAGAAATTCCCCACATCTGGATCCCCCGCACGTCGTATTCACGCTGGATAAGGTCTTCAGCTTTG AGTGGGCCACGGACGAGGTCCTGTTCTACACAACTGTGGAGGGTCTACGCTGCAGCAGAGTCTCTCGGCTGGACCTGACCGCCAGCGGATGCAGGATGACTTCTGTGTATGAGGAATCGCATCCTGA tgtgtttgtggaggtCGCCCTTTCCAGAGACAGGCGGATACTCAGCAtcaactgcagcagcaggaccagCTCAGAGGTGCTGCTGATTGACACAACGACATCACATTTAGAGCCTTCCCTGGTTCAGCCACGCCAGCTGGACCTCCTGTACCACGTGGAGCACTGGAGGAAGGGTCTGATTATACTGACTAATGCAGGGCCCGGACAGGAATATCAG GTTGTGCAGGCTCCTCTCTCTGAGCCACACATGGTCTCCTGGGGCCCTTTGTTCGCCCCCGGCCCTGGCACCGCCATCAAGGACATGGATGTGGTCGGCGACCACTGTGTGTTAGTTGCCAGAACACCGGCCGGGGAGCTCATCCTGGTCGTGGTCCCACTGACCCGTCCCAAGGAGGCGTACACTGTGCAG CTCCCCTCCTGGGCCTGTGCCGTCCAAACCAAGAAACCAGCGGTGGCAGACCAACGCAGCGTGTTCGAATTCTTCATTTCATCTCCAGTCCACCCACCCGTGCCCTACTGTCTGTACCTTGAGGACGGGCTCCTTTCGTCAGGCACCGGAGATGGGACCTCCCCAGAGAGCCAGGGCAATTATACCCCCGCACACTTAGAGGCCAGCCACCAA GATGGGACCTTGGTGCCGATCACACTGTTTCATTCGAGGCCCGTGGAGCGTTTGCGTCAGACGCCACTGCTGGTCCACGTCTACGGAGCTTACGGCAGGGATCTCAACATGGAGTTCAGCCCGGAGaagaggctgctgctggagcagggCTGGAGCCTGGCCTACTGCCACATCAG GGGTGGAAGCGAGCGCGGCCTGTCCTGGCAACGACAAGCTCGTGTGGAGGGGAAGCCGAGAGGCGTGGAGGACCTCCGAGCCTGCCTCCATCACCTCTTCTCTTCAGGAGTCTCGTCTCCCTCGCGCGCCGCACTCACGGCCTGCAGTGCCGGTGCCGTGCCAGTGGGGGCGCTGTGCAACAGGCACCCACACATGATGCGGGCTGTGGCGCTGCGG GCTCCTTTCCTGGATGTGTTGGGAACGATGGAGGATCCCACCCTGCCTCTAACTTTGGAGGATAGAGAAGAATGGGGGGACCCCGTAGGAAACGCACGACACCGACTTGCCATCTCGTCATACTGTCCCCTTCAGAACATTACCCCTCAG TGCTACCCTTCGATTCTTCTGACGGCATACGGCGACGATCCCAGGGTTCCTCTGGCAGGCGTCCTCAGATACACTGAGCTGTTAAAGAAGGCGCTTCGTACTCACTTCAGCATGAACCCAGAGTCAG AAAGTGAACCGGCACCAAACGTAGTTCTGAATGTTCAGCCTGGAGCAAATCACCACGGCCCGGATGACTTTGAGTTGATGCTGGAGGAG GAAGCCCTCACGCTCGCCTTCCTCTACACGGAGCTCGGCCTGGACCCTCCTCCGGCGCCGCGCAGGAGGAAGAGGCCGCACACATAA
- the prepl gene encoding prolyl endopeptidase-like isoform X2: MEMDQRQGQPMPEQVLNFRHVSGREGSAVLNNGERIQWTVQRIRLSPQEEHLAATLKATHTEELRCVVVRLGRRNSPHLDPPHVVFTLDKVFSFEWATDEVLFYTTVEGLRCSRVSRLDLTASGCRMTSVYEESHPDVFVEVALSRDRRILSINCSSRTSSEVLLIDTTTSHLEPSLVQPRQLDLLYHVEHWRKGLIILTNAGPGQEYQVVQAPLSEPHMVSWGPLFAPGPGTAIKDMDVVGDHCVLVARTPAGELILVVVPLTRPKEAYTVQLPSWACAVQTKKPAVADQRSVFEFFISSPVHPPVPYCLYLEDGLLSSGTGDGTSPESQGNYTPAHLEASHQDGTLVPITLFHSRPVERLRQTPLLVHVYGAYGRDLNMEFSPEKRLLLEQGWSLAYCHIRGGSERGLSWQRQARVEGKPRGVEDLRACLHHLFSSGVSSPSRAALTACSAGAVPVGALCNRHPHMMRAVALRAPFLDVLGTMEDPTLPLTLEDREEWGDPVGNARHRLAISSYCPLQNITPQCYPSILLTAYGDDPRVPLAGVLRYTELLKKALRTHFSMNPESESEPAPNVVLNVQPGANHHGPDDFELMLEEEALTLAFLYTELGLDPPPAPRRRKRPHT, translated from the exons ATGGAGATGGACCAAAGACAGG GTCAGCCGATGCCGGAGCAAGTGCTGAATTTCAGACACGTCTCTGGACGGGAGGGGAGCGCGGTACTCAATAATGGAGAGAGGATCCAGTGGACTGTCCAGAGAATACGTCTGTCCCCACAGGAAGAACATCTGGCTGCAACGCTAAAAGCTACTCACACAGAAGAGCTTAG GTGTGTGGTTGTGAGACTTGGAAGAAGAAATTCCCCACATCTGGATCCCCCGCACGTCGTATTCACGCTGGATAAGGTCTTCAGCTTTG AGTGGGCCACGGACGAGGTCCTGTTCTACACAACTGTGGAGGGTCTACGCTGCAGCAGAGTCTCTCGGCTGGACCTGACCGCCAGCGGATGCAGGATGACTTCTGTGTATGAGGAATCGCATCCTGA tgtgtttgtggaggtCGCCCTTTCCAGAGACAGGCGGATACTCAGCAtcaactgcagcagcaggaccagCTCAGAGGTGCTGCTGATTGACACAACGACATCACATTTAGAGCCTTCCCTGGTTCAGCCACGCCAGCTGGACCTCCTGTACCACGTGGAGCACTGGAGGAAGGGTCTGATTATACTGACTAATGCAGGGCCCGGACAGGAATATCAG GTTGTGCAGGCTCCTCTCTCTGAGCCACACATGGTCTCCTGGGGCCCTTTGTTCGCCCCCGGCCCTGGCACCGCCATCAAGGACATGGATGTGGTCGGCGACCACTGTGTGTTAGTTGCCAGAACACCGGCCGGGGAGCTCATCCTGGTCGTGGTCCCACTGACCCGTCCCAAGGAGGCGTACACTGTGCAG CTCCCCTCCTGGGCCTGTGCCGTCCAAACCAAGAAACCAGCGGTGGCAGACCAACGCAGCGTGTTCGAATTCTTCATTTCATCTCCAGTCCACCCACCCGTGCCCTACTGTCTGTACCTTGAGGACGGGCTCCTTTCGTCAGGCACCGGAGATGGGACCTCCCCAGAGAGCCAGGGCAATTATACCCCCGCACACTTAGAGGCCAGCCACCAA GATGGGACCTTGGTGCCGATCACACTGTTTCATTCGAGGCCCGTGGAGCGTTTGCGTCAGACGCCACTGCTGGTCCACGTCTACGGAGCTTACGGCAGGGATCTCAACATGGAGTTCAGCCCGGAGaagaggctgctgctggagcagggCTGGAGCCTGGCCTACTGCCACATCAG GGGTGGAAGCGAGCGCGGCCTGTCCTGGCAACGACAAGCTCGTGTGGAGGGGAAGCCGAGAGGCGTGGAGGACCTCCGAGCCTGCCTCCATCACCTCTTCTCTTCAGGAGTCTCGTCTCCCTCGCGCGCCGCACTCACGGCCTGCAGTGCCGGTGCCGTGCCAGTGGGGGCGCTGTGCAACAGGCACCCACACATGATGCGGGCTGTGGCGCTGCGG GCTCCTTTCCTGGATGTGTTGGGAACGATGGAGGATCCCACCCTGCCTCTAACTTTGGAGGATAGAGAAGAATGGGGGGACCCCGTAGGAAACGCACGACACCGACTTGCCATCTCGTCATACTGTCCCCTTCAGAACATTACCCCTCAG TGCTACCCTTCGATTCTTCTGACGGCATACGGCGACGATCCCAGGGTTCCTCTGGCAGGCGTCCTCAGATACACTGAGCTGTTAAAGAAGGCGCTTCGTACTCACTTCAGCATGAACCCAGAGTCAG AAAGTGAACCGGCACCAAACGTAGTTCTGAATGTTCAGCCTGGAGCAAATCACCACGGCCCGGATGACTTTGAGTTGATGCTGGAGGAG GAAGCCCTCACGCTCGCCTTCCTCTACACGGAGCTCGGCCTGGACCCTCCTCCGGCGCCGCGCAGGAGGAAGAGGCCGCACACATAA